From a single Sphingobium lignivorans genomic region:
- a CDS encoding bifunctional 2-C-methyl-D-erythritol 4-phosphate cytidylyltransferase/2-C-methyl-D-erythritol 2,4-cyclodiphosphate synthase, whose protein sequence is MVSPPRTAAIVLAAGSGSRTGAMRPKQYRPLAGRPVAAHSILALRGHPAVDIVLLVVAPGMADEARAMLGDEAADVLIVEGGASRRQSVANALEALASAETPPARVLIHDSARPVLPAGVIDRLLSALATGAAGAMPVLPVADTLVRAEGDEAGAVIDRAVLRRVQTPQAFDFEVVLAAHRGWSGELEPTDDAQMVRATGSAVRLVEGDTRLDKITWPGDHERMERELMAIMTARTGLGFDVHRLVAGAPLWLCGVEIPHSHGLSGHSDADVAIHALVDAILGALAEGDIGSHFPPSDPQWRGARSGQFLAFAAERVRARGGIIDHVDVTIICEAPKIGPHRDAMRSALARIMDIPESRVSVKATTTERLGLTGRGEGIAAQTLASLRLPEEPAFPAP, encoded by the coding sequence ATGGTCTCCCCTCCGCGCACTGCTGCTATCGTCCTCGCTGCCGGAAGCGGTTCACGCACGGGCGCAATGCGGCCCAAGCAATATCGCCCGCTCGCCGGGCGGCCGGTCGCCGCCCATTCCATCTTGGCCTTGCGCGGGCATCCCGCCGTCGACATTGTGCTGCTGGTGGTGGCGCCGGGCATGGCGGACGAAGCGCGCGCGATGCTTGGCGACGAGGCGGCGGATGTGCTCATCGTGGAAGGCGGCGCCTCCCGCCGGCAATCGGTCGCGAATGCGCTGGAAGCCCTGGCGAGCGCGGAGACTCCGCCCGCGCGCGTCCTCATCCATGACAGTGCCCGCCCCGTGCTGCCGGCAGGCGTGATCGACCGGCTGCTCAGCGCCCTGGCGACGGGCGCCGCTGGAGCCATGCCGGTGCTGCCTGTTGCCGATACGCTGGTGCGGGCGGAGGGGGACGAGGCCGGCGCCGTGATCGACCGCGCAGTCCTGCGCCGGGTGCAGACGCCGCAAGCCTTCGATTTTGAAGTGGTGCTGGCTGCCCATCGCGGCTGGTCCGGCGAGCTGGAACCGACGGACGACGCGCAGATGGTTCGGGCGACGGGCAGCGCGGTCCGGCTGGTGGAGGGCGATACGCGGCTCGACAAGATCACCTGGCCGGGCGATCATGAACGAATGGAGCGGGAGCTCATGGCGATAATGACGGCCCGCACTGGCCTCGGCTTCGATGTTCACCGCCTGGTCGCGGGCGCCCCGCTCTGGTTGTGCGGTGTCGAAATTCCCCACAGCCATGGGCTGTCCGGCCATAGCGATGCAGATGTGGCAATCCACGCCCTTGTCGACGCCATTCTGGGTGCGCTGGCGGAAGGCGATATCGGGAGCCATTTCCCTCCCTCCGATCCGCAGTGGCGCGGCGCGCGATCCGGGCAGTTCCTGGCCTTCGCGGCGGAGCGTGTCCGCGCCCGGGGCGGGATCATCGACCATGTCGACGTGACCATCATCTGCGAGGCTCCGAAGATCGGGCCTCATCGCGATGCGATGCGCAGCGCCCTCGCCCGGATCATGGACATACCTGAGTCGCGGGTGAGCGTGAAGGCGACGACAACGGAGCGGCTTGGCCTCACCGGCCGGGGCGAGGGCATCGCGGCGCAAACCCTGGCCAGCCTTCGCTTGCCCGAAGAACCGGCCTTTCCTGCGCCCTGA
- a CDS encoding CinA family protein, whose protein sequence is MAGVAEAKICLLPEELVMLAREVIEANRKLGRRIVVAESCTGGLVSAALTEIPGSSAVFEAGFVTYSNAQKISLLGVSEDVLDTFGAVSIATAWAMAQGALNRSGADIAVSITGVAGPDGGTELKPVGTVVFARAERGDESENVVADLRRFEDEGRAKIRLHAALCALELLLPEALGE, encoded by the coding sequence ATGGCAGGGGTCGCAGAAGCAAAGATATGCTTGCTGCCGGAAGAGCTGGTGATGTTGGCCCGCGAGGTAATCGAGGCCAATCGCAAGCTCGGACGGCGTATTGTTGTTGCCGAGAGCTGCACTGGCGGCCTCGTGTCCGCAGCGCTCACCGAAATTCCCGGTTCGTCCGCGGTGTTCGAAGCAGGTTTCGTCACTTATTCCAATGCGCAGAAGATCAGCCTGCTCGGCGTGAGCGAGGACGTGCTCGATACCTTTGGCGCGGTCTCCATCGCCACGGCCTGGGCCATGGCGCAAGGCGCGCTCAATCGCAGCGGCGCGGATATCGCGGTGTCGATCACCGGCGTCGCGGGTCCTGACGGCGGAACGGAGCTCAAGCCGGTCGGCACCGTCGTCTTCGCCCGAGCCGAACGCGGCGACGAAAGCGAGAATGTGGTGGCGGACCTGCGACGGTTCGAGGACGAAGGCCGCGCGAAGATCCGGCTTCACGCCGCGCTGTGCGCGCTCGAATTGCTGTTGCCGGAGGCGCTGGGCGAATAA
- a CDS encoding type II toxin-antitoxin system RatA family toxin has protein sequence MPRHNETRRLPYSPTQMYDLVADVASYPEFLPWVTAIRVRSQSETEMVADMVVGFKGLRETFTSRVVKRRPESVHVDYVDGPLRHLSNDWQFRPDGEGGVLIDFSVDFAFKSRMFEMLAGQVFDRALRKMIGAFEERAAALYSPSASGNSNSSAHSAA, from the coding sequence ATGCCCAGACACAACGAAACCCGAAGACTGCCCTACAGCCCGACCCAGATGTATGATCTGGTGGCCGATGTGGCTTCCTATCCGGAGTTCCTGCCCTGGGTGACGGCCATCCGCGTCCGCTCGCAGAGCGAGACGGAAATGGTGGCGGACATGGTCGTAGGCTTCAAGGGGCTGCGCGAGACCTTCACCTCGCGCGTCGTCAAGCGCCGGCCGGAAAGCGTGCATGTCGATTATGTCGACGGGCCGCTGCGGCATCTTTCCAACGACTGGCAGTTCCGGCCGGACGGGGAAGGCGGCGTCCTCATCGATTTCTCGGTCGATTTCGCGTTCAAGAGCCGCATGTTCGAGATGCTGGCTGGCCAGGTCTTCGACCGGGCCCTGCGCAAGATGATCGGCGCTTTCGAAGAGCGCGCCGCAGCGCTTTATTCGCCCAGCGCCTCCGGCAACAGCAATTCGAGCGCGCACAGCGCGGCGTGA
- the lipA gene encoding lipoyl synthase: MNDISSEPRGLGSRKPDWIRVKAPVSQGYEATRKLMRDKGLATVCEEAACPNIGECWTKKHATVMILGDVCTRACAFCNVKTGMPRPVDLREPQNLADACAEMGLEHIVVTSVDRDDLPDGGARQFVKVIEALRRTTPETTIEILTPDFRNKHEAAVEAIVAARPDVYNHNLETVPRLYPTIRPGARYYASLRLLEMVKKLDPSIFTKSGVMLGLGEQRLEVHQVMDDMRSADVDFLTMGQYLRPTPKHAPVMEFVTPQAFKAYAAIARAKGFLQVASSPLTRSSYHAGADFQQMRAAREAALAKAAAASGIGPAGSRAGEASAR; the protein is encoded by the coding sequence ATGAACGACATTTCCTCGGAACCGCGCGGCCTGGGTTCGCGCAAGCCGGACTGGATCCGCGTCAAGGCCCCCGTCAGCCAGGGCTATGAGGCGACCCGCAAGCTGATGCGGGACAAGGGACTGGCGACCGTCTGCGAGGAAGCCGCCTGCCCGAACATTGGGGAGTGCTGGACGAAGAAGCACGCCACGGTGATGATCCTGGGTGATGTCTGCACGCGCGCCTGCGCCTTCTGCAACGTCAAGACGGGCATGCCGCGTCCCGTCGACCTCCGCGAGCCCCAGAATCTGGCGGATGCCTGCGCGGAAATGGGGCTGGAGCACATCGTGGTCACCTCCGTCGACCGGGACGACCTGCCCGACGGCGGCGCACGGCAGTTCGTCAAGGTGATCGAAGCGCTGCGTCGCACCACGCCGGAAACCACGATCGAAATCCTCACGCCGGATTTCCGTAACAAGCATGAAGCCGCTGTCGAGGCGATCGTCGCTGCCCGGCCGGATGTCTATAATCACAATCTGGAGACGGTCCCGCGCCTCTATCCCACCATTCGACCGGGCGCGCGTTACTACGCTTCGCTGCGTCTGCTGGAGATGGTGAAGAAGCTTGATCCCTCCATCTTCACCAAGTCCGGCGTGATGCTCGGCCTGGGCGAGCAGCGGCTCGAAGTGCATCAGGTGATGGACGACATGCGCTCGGCCGATGTCGATTTCCTCACCATGGGGCAGTATCTGCGGCCCACGCCCAAACATGCGCCGGTGATGGAGTTCGTGACGCCGCAGGCATTCAAGGCCTATGCGGCAATCGCGCGCGCCAAGGGCTTCCTGCAGGTGGCATCGAGCCCGCTCACGCGCTCCAGCTATCATGCCGGTGCGGATTTCCAGCAGATGCGCGCGGCGCGCGAGGCTGCGCTGGCGAAGGCCGCCGCCGCTTCGGGTATCGGCCCGGCCGGATCGCGGGCAGGGGAGGCGTCAGCCCGCTGA
- a CDS encoding carbonic anhydrase → MATFANMLEGYRRFRSTGWTNQRARWEQLADGQSPRVMVIACSDSRVDPTEIFDADPGEIFVVRNVAALVPPFETSPGHHGVSAALEFAVQMLGVEEILVLGHGLCGGCHAALTQDMHGAPPGEGGFIASWISLLDDARADVIARYGENRSRDVGRAMEQAAVKVSLANLRTFPWVREKENRNVLSLKGAFFAISDGKLHLLDEQTGVFTPYE, encoded by the coding sequence ATGGCAACATTCGCGAACATGCTCGAAGGATATCGGCGCTTCCGCAGCACCGGCTGGACGAATCAGCGCGCGCGATGGGAGCAACTGGCCGACGGCCAGAGCCCCCGCGTCATGGTGATCGCCTGTTCGGACAGCCGCGTGGACCCGACCGAGATATTCGACGCCGATCCGGGCGAGATCTTCGTCGTGCGCAACGTTGCCGCGCTGGTGCCACCTTTCGAGACCAGCCCGGGCCACCACGGCGTCTCGGCGGCACTGGAATTCGCGGTGCAGATGCTGGGCGTCGAGGAGATACTGGTGCTCGGCCACGGCCTGTGCGGCGGCTGCCATGCCGCGCTGACGCAGGACATGCATGGCGCGCCGCCGGGCGAAGGGGGCTTCATCGCCAGCTGGATTTCCCTGCTCGACGACGCCCGCGCGGACGTCATCGCCCGTTACGGCGAGAACCGCAGCCGTGATGTCGGCCGCGCGATGGAACAGGCGGCCGTCAAGGTCAGCCTCGCCAACCTGCGCACCTTCCCATGGGTAAGGGAAAAGGAGAACCGCAACGTCTTGTCCCTGAAGGGAGCCTTCTTCGCCATTTCCGACGGGAAGCTCCACTTGCTGGATGAACAGACAGGTGTCTTCACGCCCTATGAATAG
- a CDS encoding gamma-glutamylcyclotransferase family protein, whose translation MNSPFRLFTYGQLMPGGTGYQTLGLEHRTRHLGADRVAGRLYHLGDYPGLITGPHGIVQGEILEFEEPGLIEEIDLYELYDPENPVGSEYRRIEVDLLDSSRRVWTYEYNRTVRDRPIIATGNWRMR comes from the coding sequence ATGAATAGCCCTTTCCGCCTGTTCACTTATGGCCAGCTCATGCCCGGCGGAACGGGGTATCAGACGCTCGGCCTCGAGCACCGGACCCGACATCTCGGAGCTGACCGGGTGGCGGGCCGCCTTTATCATCTCGGCGATTATCCAGGCCTCATCACTGGCCCGCATGGGATCGTCCAGGGGGAAATCCTGGAGTTCGAGGAGCCCGGACTGATCGAAGAGATCGATCTCTACGAGCTTTACGATCCGGAAAATCCGGTCGGTTCGGAATATCGTCGGATCGAGGTCGATCTGCTCGATAGTTCCCGGCGCGTCTGGACATATGAATATAACCGCACCGTCCGGGATCGCCCGATCATCGCCACCGGAAACTGGCGGATGCGCTGA
- a CDS encoding acylphosphatase, with protein MAFIAKHIRITGRVQGVFYRGWTVATARKLGLAGWVRNRLDGSVEAFVQGEDGQVEHFLMLARSGPPAAQVDAVRDSPASPGDHHLFEQRPTA; from the coding sequence ATGGCCTTCATCGCAAAGCACATCAGGATCACCGGCCGGGTACAGGGCGTGTTCTATCGCGGCTGGACGGTTGCCACGGCTCGCAAGCTGGGACTGGCCGGCTGGGTGCGCAACCGGCTGGATGGCAGCGTCGAAGCCTTCGTGCAGGGCGAGGACGGGCAGGTCGAGCATTTCCTGATGCTCGCGCGGTCCGGCCCGCCTGCCGCACAGGTCGATGCGGTCCGAGACAGTCCCGCGAGCCCCGGCGACCACCATCTGTTCGAGCAGCGCCCGACCGCCTGA
- the ettA gene encoding energy-dependent translational throttle protein EttA, translated as MAVQYSFVMKGLTKTFPGANKPVFNNINLQFLPGTKIAVIGVNGAGKSTLMKVIAGIDTEFQGEAWAGEGIRVGYLPQEPQLDPNKTVMENVKDGVRPVADLVDRFNEISNIMGDPPEDVDFDALMTEMGELQEKIDAVDGWTLDNQLEIAMEALRCPPGDWGVENLSGGEKRRIALCRLLLEKPDILLLDEPTNHLDAESVQWLEQHLINYPGNVILVTHDRYFLDNVVGWVLELDRGRGIPFEGNYSAWLEAKAKRMEQEEREEAGRQKAIKEELEWIRQSPKARQTKSKARIRAFDELVEKQENRAPGKAQIVIQTPKRLGGKVIEAKGLTMAYGDKLLFENLDFLLPPGGIVGVIGPNGAGKSTLFRLITGQETPDSGTIEVGETVQLGYVDQSRDSLDPNHNVWEEISGGHDLMTIGKHEIQTRAYVGAFNFKGVDQQKKVGQLSGGERNRVHLAKMLKEGGNVLLLDEPTNDLDVETLRALEDALENFAGCAVVISHDRFFLDRLATHILAFEGNSHVEWFEGNFEAYEEDKRRRLGDAADRPTRLAYKKLTR; from the coding sequence ATGGCCGTCCAGTACAGTTTTGTCATGAAGGGGCTGACCAAGACCTTTCCCGGCGCCAACAAGCCGGTTTTCAACAACATAAACCTTCAGTTCCTGCCCGGGACGAAGATCGCCGTCATCGGCGTGAACGGTGCCGGCAAGTCGACGCTGATGAAGGTGATCGCCGGCATCGACACCGAGTTCCAGGGTGAGGCCTGGGCGGGCGAGGGCATTCGCGTGGGCTATCTGCCGCAGGAGCCGCAGCTCGATCCCAACAAGACGGTGATGGAGAATGTGAAGGACGGCGTGCGCCCCGTCGCCGATCTCGTCGATCGTTTCAATGAAATCAGCAATATCATGGGCGACCCGCCCGAAGATGTCGATTTCGATGCGCTGATGACCGAGATGGGCGAGCTTCAGGAAAAGATCGATGCCGTCGATGGCTGGACACTCGACAACCAGCTCGAGATCGCCATGGAAGCGCTGCGCTGCCCGCCGGGCGACTGGGGCGTCGAGAATCTCTCCGGTGGCGAGAAGCGCCGCATCGCGCTGTGCCGGCTGCTGCTGGAGAAGCCCGATATCCTTCTGCTCGACGAGCCGACCAACCATCTCGACGCCGAGAGCGTCCAGTGGCTGGAACAGCATCTCATCAATTATCCGGGCAATGTGATCCTCGTCACCCACGATCGCTACTTCCTCGACAATGTCGTGGGCTGGGTGCTGGAACTGGACCGGGGCAGGGGAATCCCGTTCGAGGGCAATTATTCCGCCTGGCTCGAGGCGAAAGCCAAGCGCATGGAGCAGGAAGAGCGCGAGGAAGCGGGGCGCCAGAAGGCCATCAAGGAGGAGCTGGAGTGGATTCGCCAGTCTCCCAAGGCGCGGCAGACCAAGAGCAAGGCGCGTATCCGCGCGTTCGACGAACTGGTCGAGAAGCAGGAGAACCGCGCACCGGGCAAGGCGCAGATCGTCATCCAGACGCCCAAGCGCCTCGGCGGCAAGGTGATCGAGGCCAAGGGCCTCACCATGGCCTATGGCGACAAGCTGCTGTTCGAGAATCTCGACTTCCTGCTTCCCCCGGGCGGCATCGTGGGCGTCATCGGCCCGAACGGCGCCGGCAAGTCGACCCTGTTCCGGCTGATCACGGGCCAGGAGACGCCCGACAGCGGCACGATCGAGGTCGGTGAGACGGTCCAGCTCGGCTATGTCGACCAAAGCCGCGATTCGCTCGATCCCAACCACAATGTTTGGGAAGAGATCAGCGGCGGCCATGATCTCATGACCATCGGCAAGCACGAGATCCAGACGCGGGCCTATGTCGGCGCGTTCAACTTCAAGGGCGTCGACCAGCAGAAGAAGGTCGGGCAGCTGTCCGGCGGCGAGCGCAATCGCGTGCATCTCGCCAAGATGCTCAAGGAGGGCGGCAATGTCCTCCTGCTGGACGAGCCGACCAACGACCTCGACGTCGAGACGCTCCGTGCGCTGGAAGATGCGCTGGAGAATTTCGCCGGCTGCGCCGTGGTCATCAGCCACGATCGTTTCTTCCTCGACCGACTCGCCACGCACATCCTCGCTTTCGAGGGCAACAGCCACGTCGAATGGTTCGAAGGCAATTTCGAGGCCTATGAGGAAGACAAGCGCCGCCGGCTCGGCGATGCGGCGGATCGCCCGACCCGCCTCGCTTACAAGAAGCTGACGCGCTGA
- a CDS encoding amino acid permease: MSSGFWGPIKPIGGGQHDHHRRLKPTLSWPHLIALGVGAIVGTGIYTLTGVGADRAGPAVVLAFAIAGAVCACAALAYAELATLIPTAGSAYTYSYSVMGETIGWVVGWSLILEYSLACSTVAVGWSGYLVGWIQSVGIELPPMLLAGPHGGGIINLPAVLVALAIAGMLIAGTRESATLNIVLVIIKLTALSFFVILALPSFSAGNFEPFMPYGFGSHEIGGTTRGVMAAAAIVFFAFYGFDAVATSAEEARNPGRDLTIGIIGSMAVCTLIYMAVAVSAVGSLHFTELAGSSEPLALVLRTLGHPFAAWAIAAAALIALPSVILVMMYGQSRIFFVMARDGLLPRSLSDVSPRTGTPVKITAITGVFVAAVAGFFRLDEIAELANAGTLIAFIAVAACMMILRRRAPDLARVFRCPQPYLVGTLAILGCIYLLISLPSTTLVRFVGWNIVGLLIYFAYGRSRSLLARTGKPAAEGSEPELIPPHQ; encoded by the coding sequence GTGAGTTCAGGATTTTGGGGGCCGATCAAGCCGATCGGCGGTGGACAGCATGATCATCATCGTCGGCTGAAACCGACGCTGTCCTGGCCGCACCTGATTGCGCTTGGCGTCGGCGCCATCGTGGGAACGGGTATCTACACACTCACCGGCGTGGGCGCTGACAGGGCGGGGCCCGCCGTGGTGCTGGCCTTTGCGATCGCCGGGGCCGTCTGCGCCTGCGCGGCGCTCGCTTATGCCGAACTCGCAACGCTCATTCCCACGGCAGGCAGCGCCTATACCTACAGCTATTCCGTGATGGGCGAGACCATCGGCTGGGTGGTCGGCTGGAGCCTGATCCTCGAATATTCGCTGGCGTGCAGCACTGTGGCGGTCGGCTGGTCGGGCTATCTGGTCGGCTGGATCCAGTCCGTCGGGATCGAGTTGCCGCCGATGCTCCTGGCGGGGCCCCATGGCGGCGGGATCATCAATCTTCCCGCCGTGCTCGTGGCGCTGGCGATTGCCGGCATGCTCATTGCCGGCACGCGGGAAAGCGCCACCTTGAACATCGTGCTGGTCATCATCAAGCTGACGGCCCTGTCCTTTTTCGTAATACTGGCGCTGCCCAGCTTCTCCGCCGGCAATTTCGAGCCGTTCATGCCTTATGGTTTCGGCAGTCATGAAATCGGCGGCACGACGCGTGGCGTCATGGCGGCGGCGGCCATCGTCTTCTTCGCCTTCTACGGCTTCGACGCGGTGGCGACCTCGGCAGAGGAGGCCCGCAATCCCGGCCGCGATCTCACCATCGGCATCATCGGCTCGATGGCGGTCTGCACGCTCATCTACATGGCAGTGGCGGTCTCTGCCGTCGGTTCGCTGCATTTTACCGAGCTTGCAGGCTCGTCCGAGCCGCTGGCGCTTGTCCTGCGGACCCTGGGACATCCCTTCGCTGCATGGGCCATTGCGGCCGCCGCACTGATCGCTCTGCCTTCGGTCATCCTCGTGATGATGTACGGGCAGAGCCGCATCTTCTTCGTGATGGCACGGGACGGCCTCCTGCCGCGTTCCCTCAGCGATGTGTCGCCGCGCACCGGCACGCCGGTGAAGATCACGGCGATCACGGGCGTCTTCGTGGCTGCAGTTGCCGGTTTCTTTCGTCTCGACGAGATCGCCGAACTGGCCAACGCCGGAACGCTCATTGCTTTCATCGCGGTCGCGGCCTGCATGATGATCCTGCGTCGTCGCGCGCCGGACCTCGCCCGGGTCTTCCGTTGCCCACAGCCCTATCTCGTCGGCACGCTGGCGATCCTGGGCTGCATCTATCTGCTCATCAGCCTGCCTTCCACGACACTGGTACGCTTCGTGGGGTGGAACATCGTCGGCTTGCTGATCTATTTCGCTTATGGCCGCTCGCGCAGCCTGCTGGCCCGCACGGGCAAGCCCGCGGCGGAAGGCAGCGAACCCGAGCTGATTCCGCCGCACCAGTAA
- a CDS encoding GntR family transcriptional regulator: MSLVIRNLSEQLVDLVRERVLSGRVPPESPVRQDLLAAELGISKIPLREALARLEQEGLLISHANRGFFVRPLSTEEAYEVYHLRLKLEPETMALAALNANEEERRAAQDVFATLYQVTDEGGYGVGSFNRAFHLALLAPSHRNLTVNILQRLHVLSERYVRKHLEPLGRDERANEEHREILDAWLARDVEKVLALTDAHTRATIDDLTQQLESPE; this comes from the coding sequence ATGAGTCTCGTCATTCGCAATCTTTCAGAGCAGCTCGTGGATCTCGTGCGCGAGCGCGTCCTTTCCGGCCGTGTTCCGCCCGAGAGCCCGGTGCGGCAGGATCTTCTCGCGGCCGAACTGGGCATTTCCAAGATCCCGCTGCGCGAGGCGCTGGCGCGTCTCGAACAGGAAGGTCTCCTGATCTCGCATGCCAATCGCGGCTTCTTCGTGCGCCCGCTCAGTACGGAGGAGGCCTACGAGGTCTATCATCTGCGCTTGAAGCTCGAGCCGGAAACCATGGCCCTTGCCGCCCTGAACGCGAACGAGGAGGAGCGCCGCGCCGCGCAGGACGTCTTCGCCACGCTGTACCAGGTGACGGACGAGGGCGGCTATGGCGTGGGCTCCTTCAACCGGGCGTTCCACCTCGCGCTGCTGGCGCCGAGCCACCGCAATCTCACCGTCAATATTCTGCAACGCCTGCACGTTCTGTCGGAGCGCTATGTCCGCAAGCATCTCGAACCGCTGGGACGCGACGAGCGCGCGAACGAGGAGCATCGCGAGATCCTCGATGCCTGGCTCGCCCGGGACGTCGAGAAAGTGCTGGCATTGACGGACGCCCATACGCGCGCAACCATCGATGACCTTACGCAACAGTTGGAAAGTCCGGAATAG
- a CDS encoding 4-hydroxyproline epimerase: MKHVFFCIDGHTAGNPVRLVAGGAPHLRGATMAERRLDFLERFDWIRTGLCFEPRGHDMMSGGFLYPSPSPDADIGIIFIETSGSLPMCGHGTIGMLTFGLENGLITPATPGKLRVDVPAGRLDVDYEVDGDRVSFIRFRNVASYLAEAGIELDVPGLGPITLDIAYGGNFYAIIEPQGRYEGLDGMSASQLIELSRTIRSMVREKIEPVHPEEPSIRGVNHVMWTDKPKGEGAHGRNAVFYGEKAIDRSPCGTGTSARLAHLHAKGLLKPGEPFVHESYICSRFTGRIEEVTTVGGKPAIIPSIQGSAISTGFNTIWIDRSDPFWHGFSVV, translated from the coding sequence GTGAAGCACGTCTTCTTCTGCATCGATGGCCATACCGCCGGCAATCCAGTGCGACTGGTTGCCGGCGGCGCCCCTCATCTCAGGGGCGCGACCATGGCTGAGCGGCGGCTGGATTTTCTGGAGCGGTTCGACTGGATCCGCACCGGGCTCTGCTTCGAGCCGCGCGGGCATGACATGATGTCCGGCGGATTTCTCTATCCGTCGCCATCGCCCGACGCTGACATCGGCATCATCTTTATCGAGACCAGCGGGTCTCTCCCGATGTGCGGCCATGGCACCATCGGGATGCTCACATTCGGTCTCGAAAATGGCCTGATAACGCCGGCCACGCCGGGCAAGTTGCGCGTCGATGTCCCGGCGGGACGGCTGGACGTGGACTATGAGGTCGACGGCGATCGCGTGAGTTTCATACGGTTCCGCAATGTCGCTTCCTATCTCGCCGAGGCGGGTATCGAGCTGGACGTGCCCGGGCTGGGCCCGATCACGCTCGACATCGCTTATGGCGGCAATTTCTATGCGATCATCGAGCCCCAGGGTCGCTACGAGGGGCTGGACGGCATGAGCGCGAGCCAGCTGATAGAGCTGAGCCGCACCATCCGGTCAATGGTGCGCGAGAAGATCGAGCCCGTCCATCCCGAGGAGCCCAGCATCCGCGGCGTCAATCACGTCATGTGGACCGACAAGCCCAAGGGTGAGGGCGCCCATGGCCGCAACGCCGTCTTCTATGGCGAGAAGGCGATCGACCGCAGCCCCTGCGGCACCGGCACCTCGGCGCGGCTCGCCCATCTCCATGCCAAGGGGCTGCTCAAGCCCGGCGAGCCTTTCGTGCATGAAAGCTATATTTGCAGCCGCTTCACGGGAAGAATTGAGGAAGTCACGACCGTGGGAGGAAAGCCGGCCATTATTCCCTCTATTCAAGGCTCTGCGATCTCAACCGGGTTCAATACCATCTGGATCGATCGGTCGGACCCGTTCTGGCACGGATTTTCGGTGGTGTGA
- a CDS encoding dihydrodipicolinate synthase family protein, whose translation MQETKLTWRGVYPAATTQFTADSAIDFEATQTVLDNLIKDGVDGLIILGTCGENNALLPEEKRQVLAAAQEVIAGRVPWLSGVSELTTAQGVAYAKDAVKAGADGLMVLPALVYVPTVGELCTHFETIAQAVDAPIMLYNNPPAYRVSIGIDALERLAAQSNIVAVKESAPDSRRFTDIINAFGDRYIVMAGLDDVALEGLILGAHGWISGLTSAFPRESVALVAAINDGDMEKALRIYRWFMPLLHLDAEHDLVQSIKLAESIMGRGSEHVRLPRMPLEGKRREDVVRWVETCAATQPSLATAA comes from the coding sequence GTGCAAGAAACGAAATTAACCTGGCGGGGCGTCTACCCTGCCGCCACCACCCAGTTTACGGCGGATTCCGCAATCGATTTCGAGGCCACGCAGACGGTTCTCGACAATCTGATCAAGGATGGCGTGGATGGCCTCATCATCCTGGGCACCTGTGGCGAGAACAACGCCCTTCTGCCTGAGGAGAAGCGGCAGGTGCTCGCGGCGGCTCAGGAAGTCATCGCCGGTCGCGTGCCCTGGCTCTCGGGCGTATCCGAGCTGACCACTGCGCAGGGCGTCGCCTATGCGAAGGATGCGGTCAAGGCTGGCGCGGACGGGCTCATGGTCCTTCCGGCCCTGGTCTACGTCCCCACCGTGGGCGAGCTGTGCACGCATTTCGAGACGATCGCCCAGGCGGTCGATGCGCCGATCATGCTGTACAACAATCCGCCCGCTTATCGTGTCTCGATCGGCATCGATGCGCTGGAGCGGCTCGCCGCGCAATCCAACATCGTCGCGGTGAAGGAAAGTGCGCCGGACTCGCGTCGCTTCACGGACATCATCAATGCGTTCGGAGATCGCTACATCGTGATGGCGGGTCTCGACGACGTGGCGCTCGAAGGGCTGATCCTCGGCGCCCATGGGTGGATTTCGGGTCTCACCAGCGCTTTCCCGCGGGAATCCGTCGCGCTGGTCGCCGCGATCAACGATGGCGACATGGAGAAGGCGCTGCGTATCTATCGCTGGTTCATGCCGCTGCTTCATCTCGATGCCGAGCATGATCTCGTGCAATCGATCAAGCTGGCCGAATCGATCATGGGCCGTGGCAGCGAGCATGTGCGCCTGCCGCGCATGCCGCTCGAAGGCAAGCGTCGCGAGGACGTCGTTCGCTGGGTGGAGACGTGCGCTGCAACGCAGCCCAGTCTGGCGACAGCGGCCTGA